From Burkholderia savannae, a single genomic window includes:
- a CDS encoding TerC family protein, with protein MDYLLTLAADPAVWAALVTLVAMEIVLGIDNLIFISILSNKLPEAQRERTRRLGIGLALIFRLALLGTVAWIARLTEPVFTLFDHAFSWRDLILISGGLFLVWKATKEMHHHVSHDGSNEAGPTNAAGLTTWAAVSQILMLDIVFSIDSIVTAVGMTTHVPIMFVAVIAAVTAMLFAAGPLARFIDRNPTIVMLALSFLMVIGMTLIAEGFGSHVPKGYIYAAMAFSAFVEGMNMLARRAKEKHAKRIAVQ; from the coding sequence ATGGACTACCTGCTGACCCTCGCCGCCGATCCCGCCGTCTGGGCCGCGCTCGTGACGCTCGTCGCGATGGAGATCGTGCTCGGCATCGACAACCTGATCTTCATCTCGATCCTGAGCAACAAGCTGCCCGAAGCGCAGCGCGAACGCACGCGGCGCCTCGGCATCGGGCTCGCGCTGATCTTTCGACTCGCGCTGCTCGGCACGGTCGCATGGATCGCGCGGCTCACCGAGCCGGTATTCACGCTGTTCGATCACGCGTTCTCGTGGCGCGACCTGATCCTGATCTCGGGCGGCCTGTTCCTCGTCTGGAAGGCGACGAAGGAGATGCATCACCACGTGTCGCACGACGGCTCGAACGAAGCCGGCCCGACGAACGCCGCCGGCCTGACGACTTGGGCTGCGGTCAGCCAGATCCTGATGCTCGACATCGTGTTCTCGATCGACAGCATCGTCACCGCGGTCGGCATGACGACGCACGTCCCGATCATGTTCGTCGCGGTGATCGCCGCCGTCACGGCGATGCTGTTCGCAGCCGGCCCGCTCGCGCGCTTCATCGACCGCAACCCGACCATCGTGATGCTCGCGCTCAGCTTCCTGATGGTGATCGGCATGACGCTGATCGCGGAAGGCTTCGGCTCGCACGTGCCGAAGGGCTACATCTACGCGGCGATGGCGTTCTCCGCCTTCGTCGAAGGAATGAACATGCTCGCGCGGCGCGCGAAGGAAAAGCACGCGAAGCGGATCGCCGTGCAGTGA
- a CDS encoding polymer-forming cytoskeletal protein, producing the protein MTTFNVIMPVAGMLSLPFLPLLNELVRRSDVSALPIGDGPFVDYPRRAEQWLDALRANARGEPLAQGEAAPWQALGLRVEHVDALCLARGDRRDGVLYADRMISLGAGAQAAYAFAEERIEMRAGATLGGFAYAPNVDIDNTLVHGAVIGQTVRMHGCGGFANLHGTPIVFGRVARALGRDGTLAPHRALSLASRLAGVPHRVLDGRYLVHRDVRMPSHTILHGTLIVEGRLTLGEGCVLIGSVKAHSVVLECDALLNGAVFARDDVLLDDASCIDGVVSAGGLLRLTGARIGAADHPVSACARDVSVVGHACVHGDLVAWRSGWYHAS; encoded by the coding sequence ATGACGACCTTCAACGTGATCATGCCGGTGGCCGGAATGCTCAGCCTGCCGTTTCTGCCGCTTTTGAACGAGCTGGTGAGGCGCAGCGACGTCAGTGCGCTGCCGATCGGCGACGGCCCGTTCGTCGACTATCCGCGTCGCGCCGAGCAGTGGCTCGACGCGTTGCGCGCGAACGCGCGCGGCGAGCCGCTCGCGCAGGGCGAAGCGGCACCGTGGCAGGCGCTCGGCCTGCGCGTCGAGCACGTCGACGCGCTCTGCCTCGCGCGCGGCGACCGGCGCGACGGCGTGCTGTATGCGGACCGGATGATCTCGCTCGGCGCGGGCGCGCAAGCGGCATACGCGTTCGCCGAGGAGCGCATCGAGATGCGCGCGGGCGCGACGCTCGGCGGGTTCGCGTACGCGCCGAACGTCGACATCGACAACACGCTCGTACACGGCGCGGTGATCGGGCAGACGGTGCGCATGCACGGCTGCGGCGGCTTCGCGAATCTGCACGGCACGCCGATCGTGTTCGGCCGCGTCGCGCGCGCGCTCGGCCGCGACGGCACGCTGGCGCCGCATCGCGCGCTGTCGCTCGCGAGCCGCCTGGCCGGCGTTCCGCACCGCGTGCTGGACGGCCGCTATCTGGTGCATCGCGACGTGCGCATGCCGTCGCACACGATCCTGCACGGCACGCTGATCGTCGAGGGCCGGCTGACGCTCGGCGAGGGCTGCGTGCTGATCGGCAGCGTGAAGGCGCACAGCGTCGTGCTCGAATGCGATGCGCTGTTGAACGGCGCGGTGTTCGCTCGCGACGACGTGCTGCTCGACGACGCGAGCTGCATCGACGGCGTCGTGTCCGCGGGCGGCCTGTTGCGGCTGACGGGCGCACGCATCGGCGCGGCCGATCATCCGGTCAGCGCGTGCGCGCGCGACGTGTCGGTGGTCGGCCATGCGTGCGTGCACGGCGATCTCGTCGCGTGGCGCAGCGGCTGGTATCACGCGTCGTAA
- the glmS gene encoding glutamine--fructose-6-phosphate transaminase (isomerizing), with amino-acid sequence MCGIVGAVAQRNIVPILIEGLRRLEYRGYDSCGVATLVDGEARRERSVSRVADLEAHVRTAGLTGSTGIAHTRWATHGAPATCNAHPIFSRDHIALVHNGIIENHEALRTQLSEQLYEFDGQTDTEVVAHLIHSKYRGDLLSAVRDATSQLRGAYAIAVFSKTEPNRLIGARVGSPLVVGLKDGECFLASDALALAGITDQFIFLDEGDIVELTPGGVRIVDRSGAPVERTVQTVPSTQGAVELGDYRHFMQKEIFEQPHAVAATIPDAGLFDPAVFGHDARRAFEQIDNVLILACGTSHYAGLTARRWLETIARLPAQVEIASEYRYSDAVAMPNTLIVVVSQSGETADTLAALKYAQALGHIDTLAICNVPTSAMMRQTGLRFLTRAGPEIGVASTKAFTTQLVALFILAVTLGRMRGRVDDAQLARYTQQLRRLPGALEDVLALELEVARWADEFARHENALFLGRGLHYPIALEGALKLKEISYIHAEAYPAGELKHGPLALVTNTMPVATIAPNDALLEKLKSNMQEVRARGGQLYVFADADTRIDNRDGISVMRMPDYYGLLSPILHVVPLQLLAYHAACIRGADIDKPRNLAKSVTVE; translated from the coding sequence ATGTGTGGCATCGTCGGCGCGGTTGCGCAACGGAACATCGTTCCGATTCTGATCGAAGGCTTACGGCGTCTCGAATATCGCGGCTACGACTCGTGCGGCGTCGCGACCCTGGTTGACGGCGAGGCGCGACGCGAACGCAGCGTGTCGCGCGTCGCCGATCTCGAAGCGCACGTGCGCACGGCCGGCCTCACCGGCAGCACGGGCATCGCGCACACGCGCTGGGCGACGCACGGTGCGCCCGCGACCTGCAACGCGCATCCGATCTTCTCGCGCGATCACATCGCGCTCGTGCACAACGGCATCATCGAGAATCACGAAGCGCTGCGCACGCAGCTGTCCGAACAGCTTTACGAGTTCGACGGACAGACCGATACCGAAGTCGTCGCGCATCTGATCCACAGCAAGTATCGCGGCGACCTGCTGTCCGCGGTTCGCGACGCGACGTCGCAATTGCGCGGCGCGTACGCGATCGCCGTGTTCAGCAAGACCGAGCCGAACCGGCTGATCGGCGCGCGCGTGGGCTCGCCGCTCGTCGTCGGATTGAAGGACGGCGAGTGCTTTCTCGCGTCGGACGCGCTCGCGCTCGCCGGCATCACCGATCAGTTCATCTTTCTCGACGAAGGCGACATCGTCGAGCTGACGCCGGGCGGCGTGCGGATCGTCGATCGCAGCGGCGCGCCGGTCGAGCGCACGGTGCAGACCGTGCCGTCGACGCAGGGCGCGGTCGAGCTCGGCGATTATCGGCACTTCATGCAGAAGGAGATTTTCGAGCAGCCGCACGCGGTGGCCGCGACGATTCCCGACGCGGGGCTCTTCGATCCGGCGGTGTTCGGCCATGACGCGCGGCGCGCGTTCGAGCAGATCGACAACGTGCTGATTCTCGCGTGCGGCACGAGCCACTACGCGGGACTGACCGCGCGCCGCTGGCTCGAGACGATCGCGCGGCTACCCGCGCAGGTCGAGATCGCGAGCGAGTACCGGTACAGCGACGCGGTCGCGATGCCGAATACGCTGATCGTCGTCGTGTCGCAGTCGGGCGAGACGGCCGACACGCTCGCCGCGCTGAAGTACGCGCAGGCGCTCGGCCACATCGACACGCTCGCGATCTGCAACGTCCCGACGAGCGCGATGATGCGGCAGACCGGGCTGCGCTTCCTGACGCGGGCGGGCCCGGAGATCGGCGTCGCGTCGACGAAGGCGTTCACGACGCAGCTCGTCGCGCTCTTCATCCTGGCGGTCACGCTCGGGCGAATGCGCGGCCGCGTCGACGACGCGCAGCTCGCGCGCTACACGCAGCAACTGCGCCGCCTGCCCGGCGCGCTGGAGGACGTGCTCGCGCTCGAGTTGGAGGTGGCGCGCTGGGCGGACGAGTTCGCCCGGCACGAGAACGCGCTTTTTCTCGGGCGCGGGCTGCACTATCCGATCGCGCTCGAAGGCGCGCTGAAGCTGAAGGAGATTTCGTACATTCACGCGGAAGCGTATCCGGCGGGCGAGCTCAAGCATGGGCCGCTCGCGCTCGTGACGAACACGATGCCGGTCGCGACGATCGCGCCGAACGACGCGCTGCTCGAGAAGCTCAAGTCGAACATGCAGGAGGTGCGCGCGCGCGGCGGGCAGCTCTACGTCTTCGCCGACGCGGACACGCGGATCGACAACCGCGACGGAATTTCGGTGATGAGGATGCCGGACTATTACGGGCTGTTGTCGCCGATCCTGCACGTCGTGCCGTTGCAACTGCTCGCGTATCACGCGGCTTGCATCAGGGGGGCGGATATCGACAAGCCGAGGAACCTGGCGAAATCGGTGACGGTCGAGTAG
- the wecB gene encoding non-hydrolyzing UDP-N-acetylglucosamine 2-epimerase: MKKILLAFGTRPEAIKMAPLVRALQARADVDARVCVTAQHRQMLDQVLSLFDIAPAYDLNVMRQSQTLTDVTTGILQTIGAVFDDFDPDVVLVHGDTTTTLAVSLAAFYRYLPIGHVEAGLRSGDIWSPWPEELNRRVTDAVSSWHFAPTERAQHNLFSEGVPTQGVVLTGNTVIDALQDVKRMLDADAPLSREIAAQFPFLGRDERVVLITGHRRESFGEPFAHFCDALRTLALHYPHVRFIYPLHLNPNVQKPAHSLLDGLPNIHLIAPQEYLSFVFLMSRAHFIITDSGGIQEEGPALGKPVLVTRDTTERPEAIQAGTARLVGTNTERIVGEASRLLDDDDAYDEMSRASNPYGDGHASERIVHALLNMPYATDTAHFPLAAIEAPCNALALGLRALRSA; encoded by the coding sequence ATGAAGAAAATCCTGCTTGCGTTCGGCACTCGTCCCGAGGCCATCAAGATGGCGCCGCTCGTGCGTGCGCTGCAGGCGCGAGCCGACGTCGACGCACGCGTGTGCGTGACCGCGCAACATCGCCAGATGCTCGACCAGGTGCTCTCGCTGTTCGACATCGCGCCCGCGTACGATCTGAACGTGATGCGCCAAAGCCAGACGCTGACCGACGTGACGACAGGAATCCTTCAGACGATCGGCGCCGTGTTCGACGATTTCGATCCGGACGTCGTGCTCGTGCACGGCGACACGACGACGACGCTCGCGGTGAGCCTCGCCGCGTTCTACCGCTACTTGCCGATCGGCCACGTCGAAGCGGGGCTGCGCAGCGGCGACATCTGGTCGCCGTGGCCCGAGGAGCTGAACCGCCGCGTGACTGACGCGGTGTCGTCGTGGCACTTCGCGCCGACCGAGCGCGCGCAGCACAATCTGTTCAGCGAAGGCGTGCCGACGCAGGGCGTCGTGCTGACCGGCAACACGGTGATCGACGCATTGCAGGACGTGAAGCGCATGCTCGACGCCGACGCGCCGCTTTCCCGCGAAATCGCCGCGCAGTTTCCGTTCCTCGGCCGAGACGAGCGCGTCGTGCTGATCACCGGCCATCGGCGCGAGAGCTTCGGCGAGCCGTTCGCGCATTTCTGCGACGCGCTGCGCACGCTCGCGCTGCATTATCCGCACGTGCGCTTCATCTATCCGCTGCATCTGAATCCGAACGTGCAGAAGCCGGCGCACTCGCTGCTCGACGGGCTGCCGAACATCCATCTGATCGCGCCGCAGGAATATCTGTCGTTCGTATTCCTGATGTCGCGCGCGCATTTCATCATCACCGATTCGGGCGGCATCCAGGAAGAAGGGCCCGCGCTCGGCAAGCCGGTGCTCGTCACGCGCGACACGACCGAACGGCCGGAGGCGATCCAGGCGGGCACCGCGCGGCTCGTCGGCACGAACACCGAGCGGATCGTGGGCGAGGCGTCGCGGCTACTCGACGACGACGATGCGTACGACGAAATGTCGCGCGCGTCGAATCCGTACGGCGACGGCCACGCGAGCGAGCGGATCGTCCATGCGCTGCTGAACATGCCGTACGCGACCGACACGGCGCACTTCCCGCTCGCCGCGATCGAAGCGCCATGCAACGCGCTCGCGCTCGGCTTGCGCGCGCTGAGGTCGGCGTGA
- a CDS encoding glycosyltransferase family 2 protein, whose translation MKNRRAMSLCVECVLLLIVFACSLAVRDTASRPASALLPSIPLVRATQVAEQVGALAEPSRPHAEAIAFPLAESAPLDAPPLFAAVRTTVARVLAASGKGIVIGLCAAYLWSFALLTFVYATRHYVFSLDRLFKPQSAPYRAITRADWPEITVFVAAHNEEAVVVDCLMALLATTYPRDRLTIVPVNDRSTDNTRALIDEVQALAPDLIKPFHRESGKPGKAAALKDALREIRGDIMVVFDADYLPRPGLLGELVAPFFDPEVGAVMGRVVPQNADRNLLARLLDLERAGGYQVNQQARNNLGLVPQYGGTVGGIRKSALDAVGGWRDDTLAEDTDMTYRLLLSDWRTVYLNHAECYEEVPERWPVRARQLTRWAKGHNQTLFRYLIPLLRSPVTSRRCRLDGALLLGVFTMPALLALAWGIALALYLTNGIDSLALGLLVSVFALFAFGTFGNFGVFFEIVVAARLDGRATRLRLVPVNVVGFCVTIAAVIAALWGLALDVLLRRELRWDKTERFRRPLKSGR comes from the coding sequence ATGAAGAACAGGCGGGCGATGTCGTTGTGCGTGGAATGCGTGCTGCTGCTGATCGTGTTCGCATGTTCGCTGGCCGTGCGCGACACCGCGTCGCGCCCGGCATCCGCTTTGCTCCCGTCGATCCCGCTCGTGCGCGCGACGCAGGTGGCCGAGCAGGTCGGCGCGCTCGCCGAGCCGAGCCGGCCGCACGCCGAAGCGATCGCATTCCCGCTCGCGGAATCCGCGCCGCTCGATGCGCCGCCGCTTTTCGCGGCCGTCCGCACGACCGTCGCCCGTGTGCTGGCCGCTTCCGGCAAGGGAATCGTCATCGGCCTGTGCGCGGCGTATCTGTGGTCGTTCGCGCTGCTGACTTTCGTCTACGCGACGCGCCACTACGTATTCAGCCTCGATCGCCTGTTCAAGCCGCAAAGCGCGCCGTATCGCGCGATCACGCGTGCGGACTGGCCGGAGATCACGGTGTTCGTGGCCGCGCACAACGAGGAAGCGGTGGTCGTCGATTGCCTGATGGCGCTCCTCGCGACGACCTATCCGCGCGACCGGCTGACGATCGTGCCCGTCAACGACCGCTCGACCGACAACACGCGCGCGCTGATCGACGAAGTGCAGGCGCTCGCGCCCGATCTCATCAAGCCGTTTCACCGCGAGAGCGGCAAGCCCGGCAAGGCGGCGGCCCTGAAGGACGCGCTGCGCGAGATCCGCGGCGACATCATGGTCGTGTTCGATGCCGACTATCTGCCGCGCCCGGGCCTGCTCGGCGAACTGGTCGCGCCGTTCTTCGATCCGGAAGTGGGCGCGGTGATGGGCCGCGTCGTGCCGCAGAACGCGGATCGCAACCTGCTCGCGCGGCTGCTCGATCTCGAGCGCGCGGGCGGCTATCAGGTGAACCAGCAGGCGCGCAACAATCTCGGCCTCGTGCCGCAATACGGCGGCACGGTAGGCGGCATCCGCAAGAGCGCGCTCGACGCGGTCGGCGGCTGGCGCGACGACACGCTCGCCGAAGACACCGACATGACGTACCGGCTGCTGCTGAGCGACTGGCGCACCGTCTATCTGAACCATGCGGAGTGCTACGAGGAAGTGCCGGAGCGGTGGCCCGTGCGGGCGCGCCAGCTCACCCGCTGGGCGAAGGGGCACAACCAGACGCTGTTCCGCTACCTGATTCCGCTGCTGCGCAGCCCGGTGACGTCGCGGCGTTGCCGCCTCGACGGCGCGCTGCTGCTCGGCGTGTTCACGATGCCCGCGCTCCTCGCGCTCGCGTGGGGCATCGCGCTCGCGCTCTATCTGACGAACGGCATCGATTCGCTCGCGCTCGGCCTGCTCGTTTCGGTGTTCGCGCTGTTCGCGTTCGGCACGTTCGGCAACTTCGGCGTGTTCTTCGAGATCGTCGTCGCCGCGCGCCTCGACGGCCGCGCGACGCGGCTGCGGCTCGTGCCGGTGAACGTCGTCGGATTCTGCGTGACGATCGCGGCCGTCATCGCCGCGCTATGGGGGCTCGCGCTCGACGTGCTGCTGCGTCGCGAGCTGCGTTGGGACAAGACCGAGCGCTTTCGCCGGCCGCTGAAATCGGGACGATGA
- a CDS encoding polysaccharide deacetylase family protein, with protein MLAKSGKFLRVVFALFALALAFGPGVARAVTNQLLLLVPDTLTLPDPRVSAWLDSAQEEGLQIKLITDSQFMQAGATLSQYPGLILPDQVHTVADDTLVTAIQNYALNGGKVMLVYDFGVLNSAGFYPVPKSRFSSMVGVDYVLYSQLLGNTIGLGNVTGMSSWLRTIQVPPGKSMAWTTTSSSTTTSALLSAATGTTSAATTGTATSGTLMYLSASPSNPGGLQGYNHSAWFGYTLPKDGKGTFTSTAPKLTGFVTGKPVKSGTYSASSLTTSTSTTLTGTASTLLTTAGTLTDTLEGISGYVYGFLTYPSFVTQGTYTGTTILTSPSFGLVSGYNTYGNGGVLFVNLPLAYLDGQTDGMLIHGFLHYFGTGLLSLPSLSNLPRARAGLVFNWHFCAEDQIQPAQTLKNLGVWANGPFSIVFTAGPDEATFGDGDGINLDYNSTALNLVRYFLSRGHHVGSHGGWIHDYWGAYASETDQSTFQQYLVMNHQAVMTATAMPDVEYAAPEGNTPTWSVNWLEANGFNGYYFTGHTGSEPTRAYRNGALLNPGLWAYPVMPFGKYATFEEFQQYGVSTTDITNWYTNLINFVVANRTSRLIYAHPYGASFYPTVLTSIFTQANALKLLGQFRWYTMSDITNFDRSRLNVAWSATDMGASWAFHASHPTSLANMTWLLPKAKYGMPVVTQGSASVDYSDPTNWLVIAGAGTSLTFTSAKM; from the coding sequence ATGTTGGCGAAGTCAGGCAAATTCCTGCGGGTCGTGTTCGCGTTGTTCGCGCTCGCGCTTGCGTTCGGGCCGGGCGTTGCGCGCGCGGTCACCAATCAATTGCTGCTGCTGGTTCCGGACACGCTCACGCTGCCCGATCCGAGAGTGTCCGCGTGGCTCGACAGCGCGCAAGAAGAAGGGCTTCAGATCAAGCTGATCACGGATAGTCAGTTCATGCAGGCGGGCGCGACGCTGTCGCAATATCCGGGGCTCATCCTACCCGACCAGGTGCATACGGTTGCCGACGACACGCTCGTCACCGCAATCCAGAACTATGCGCTGAATGGCGGCAAGGTGATGCTCGTCTATGATTTCGGCGTGCTGAATTCTGCGGGCTTCTATCCGGTTCCGAAGTCGCGCTTCAGCTCGATGGTGGGCGTCGATTACGTGCTCTACAGCCAACTGCTCGGCAACACGATCGGCCTCGGCAACGTGACCGGCATGAGCAGCTGGCTGCGCACGATTCAGGTGCCGCCCGGCAAGTCGATGGCGTGGACGACGACGTCGTCGTCCACGACGACGAGCGCGCTGCTGTCGGCCGCCACCGGCACGACAAGCGCGGCCACGACCGGCACGGCCACGTCGGGCACGCTGATGTACCTGAGCGCGAGCCCGTCGAACCCGGGCGGTCTGCAGGGCTACAACCACAGCGCATGGTTCGGCTATACGCTGCCGAAGGACGGCAAGGGCACGTTCACGTCGACCGCGCCGAAGCTGACGGGGTTCGTCACCGGCAAGCCGGTGAAGTCGGGCACGTACAGCGCGAGCTCTCTGACGACGAGCACGTCCACGACGCTGACCGGAACCGCGAGCACGCTGCTCACGACGGCGGGGACGCTGACCGACACGCTCGAAGGCATCTCGGGCTACGTGTACGGCTTCCTCACGTATCCGAGCTTCGTCACGCAAGGCACGTACACCGGCACGACGATCCTGACCTCGCCGAGCTTTGGCCTCGTATCGGGCTACAACACGTACGGCAACGGCGGCGTGCTGTTCGTGAACCTGCCGCTCGCGTACCTCGACGGCCAGACGGACGGGATGCTGATCCACGGCTTCCTGCATTACTTCGGCACGGGCCTGTTGAGCCTGCCGTCGCTGTCGAATCTGCCGAGGGCGCGGGCCGGGCTCGTGTTCAACTGGCACTTCTGCGCGGAAGACCAGATTCAGCCGGCGCAGACTCTGAAGAACCTCGGCGTGTGGGCGAACGGCCCGTTCTCGATCGTGTTCACCGCCGGCCCCGACGAAGCGACGTTCGGCGACGGCGACGGCATCAACCTCGACTACAATTCGACCGCGCTGAATCTCGTCAGGTACTTCCTGTCGAGAGGACATCACGTGGGCAGCCACGGCGGCTGGATTCACGACTACTGGGGCGCGTATGCGAGCGAGACGGACCAGAGCACGTTCCAGCAGTATCTGGTGATGAACCATCAGGCCGTGATGACCGCGACGGCGATGCCCGACGTCGAATACGCGGCGCCTGAAGGCAACACGCCGACCTGGTCCGTGAACTGGCTCGAAGCGAACGGCTTCAACGGCTATTACTTCACGGGCCACACCGGTTCCGAGCCGACCCGCGCGTATCGCAACGGCGCATTGTTGAACCCGGGGCTGTGGGCGTATCCGGTGATGCCGTTCGGCAAGTACGCGACGTTCGAGGAATTCCAGCAGTACGGCGTGTCGACGACCGACATCACGAACTGGTACACGAACCTCATCAACTTCGTGGTCGCGAACCGCACGAGCCGTCTGATCTATGCGCACCCGTACGGCGCGTCGTTCTACCCGACCGTGCTGACGTCGATCTTCACGCAGGCGAACGCGTTGAAGCTGCTCGGCCAGTTCAGGTGGTACACGATGAGCGACATCACGAACTTCGACCGCTCTAGGCTGAACGTGGCGTGGTCGGCGACGGACATGGGGGCGAGCTGGGCATTCCACGCGAGCCACCCGACGAGCCTCGCGAACATGACGTGGCTGTTGCCGAAGGCGAAGTACGGGATGCCCGTCGTGACGCAGGGCTCGGCGAGCGTCGATTATTCCGATCCGACGAACTGGCTCGTGATTGCCGGCGCCGGCACGAGCCTCACGTTCACGAGCGCGAAGATGTAG
- a CDS encoding YaiO family outer membrane beta-barrel protein, translating into MHALCCRRDPPVPLAALALACACALGAPNAHAAPASGDVPVAAAADAPIAVSVASSAPVAVPAAAAVAVPTAASPEPSASRLSSAPNAIASASASASASASTATSASAPLSAPPAAPLVIVPREFDDMALVKVDSEGMPDGYPLAEVTPDQENQPTLPEAIVTHVQAPAERHTELSLAYSMAHVTNGYGDWYGVHLRGLYQAGGRTFIGELAQLHRFHESTQLGAITYVQDMGPDWFGAVGLSGTTSGTILPSARVDLSLNRKLLSNRSLVLSAGAGYAWNRNGHRDQLYHLGAIWYAVPKWIFEAGWNYTVDSPGSVKAPAYYGAVTYGEVGKSVIVLRGSFGREAYQAISNNAQITDFRSHEVSLKWRYWFTRKWGTQVEFDYYHNPYYSRIGGEVGMFYRW; encoded by the coding sequence ATGCATGCGCTTTGTTGCCGGCGCGACCCGCCCGTTCCTCTCGCCGCCCTCGCGCTTGCGTGTGCGTGCGCGCTCGGCGCGCCGAACGCACATGCGGCGCCGGCTTCCGGCGACGTGCCGGTCGCGGCCGCCGCCGACGCGCCTATTGCGGTTTCCGTCGCGTCGTCCGCGCCTGTCGCCGTGCCGGCTGCCGCTGCTGTTGCCGTGCCGACCGCGGCGTCGCCCGAGCCGTCCGCGTCGCGCTTGTCGTCCGCGCCGAACGCGATCGCATCGGCGTCCGCGTCCGCATCCGCATCTGCGTCCACGGCGACGTCCGCGTCCGCCCCCCTTTCGGCGCCGCCGGCTGCGCCGCTCGTCATCGTGCCGCGAGAGTTCGACGACATGGCGCTCGTGAAGGTCGATTCGGAAGGCATGCCCGACGGCTATCCGCTCGCCGAGGTCACGCCCGATCAGGAGAACCAACCGACATTGCCGGAAGCGATCGTCACGCACGTCCAGGCGCCGGCGGAGCGGCACACGGAGCTGTCGCTCGCGTATTCGATGGCGCACGTGACGAACGGCTATGGCGACTGGTACGGCGTGCATCTGCGCGGTCTCTATCAGGCGGGCGGCCGCACGTTCATCGGCGAGCTCGCGCAACTGCACCGCTTCCACGAGAGCACGCAGCTCGGCGCGATCACGTACGTACAGGACATGGGGCCGGACTGGTTCGGCGCCGTCGGATTGTCCGGCACGACGTCCGGCACGATTCTGCCGAGCGCGCGCGTCGACCTGTCGCTCAACCGCAAGCTGCTGTCGAACCGGTCGCTCGTGTTGTCGGCGGGCGCGGGCTACGCGTGGAACCGCAACGGTCACCGCGATCAGCTTTATCACCTCGGCGCGATCTGGTATGCGGTGCCGAAGTGGATCTTCGAGGCGGGCTGGAACTACACGGTCGACTCCCCGGGTTCCGTGAAGGCGCCTGCGTATTACGGCGCGGTCACGTACGGCGAGGTCGGCAAGAGCGTGATCGTGCTGCGCGGCAGCTTCGGCCGCGAGGCGTATCAGGCGATCAGCAACAACGCGCAGATCACCGATTTCCGCAGCCACGAGGTGTCGCTGAAGTGGCGCTACTGGTTCACGCGCAAGTGGGGCACGCAAGTCGAGTTCGACTACTACCACAACCCGTACTACTCGCGGATCGGCGGGGAGGTCGGGATGTTCTATCGGTGGTGA
- a CDS encoding LysR family transcriptional regulator, with the protein MLNFRHLYYFWVVVKEGGFARAAGRLDMAVQTISAQVRELERSIGHQLLKPSGRGVAMTDAGQAAFARAEEIFRIGQLIEDEVREAARGEGARLAVGLTDGISKLTAHAALEPALAAPSLRLLCHDGEYEELLAELALHRLDLVLAGEPAPRRANLRLASERIVASPVDWYGPTAMASAARGRFPQCLADLPVLLPTGHAVLRMRLDRWFDAHGIRPRIVGEFEDSALMAVFAARGLGVFPLSEPGAGDVALLRGLRRLGRADGVTEEIYAIRSQRGQHHPLVAQVLAAAARG; encoded by the coding sequence ATGCTGAATTTTCGCCATCTGTACTACTTCTGGGTCGTCGTGAAGGAGGGCGGCTTCGCGCGCGCGGCCGGGCGGCTCGACATGGCCGTGCAGACGATCAGCGCGCAGGTGCGCGAGCTGGAAAGATCGATCGGGCATCAGCTGTTGAAGCCGTCGGGGCGGGGCGTGGCGATGACGGACGCGGGGCAGGCCGCGTTCGCGCGCGCCGAGGAGATCTTCCGGATCGGGCAACTGATCGAGGACGAGGTGCGCGAAGCGGCGCGCGGGGAGGGCGCGCGGCTCGCGGTCGGGCTGACGGACGGCATTTCGAAGCTCACCGCGCACGCGGCGCTCGAGCCCGCGCTCGCGGCGCCGTCGCTGCGGCTGCTTTGCCATGACGGCGAATACGAGGAACTGCTCGCTGAGCTCGCATTGCACCGGCTCGATCTGGTGCTCGCGGGCGAGCCCGCGCCGCGCCGCGCGAACCTGCGGCTCGCGAGCGAGCGGATCGTCGCGTCGCCCGTCGACTGGTACGGGCCGACCGCGATGGCATCGGCGGCGCGCGGCCGCTTTCCGCAGTGCCTGGCGGACCTGCCGGTGCTGTTGCCGACCGGGCACGCGGTGCTGCGCATGCGGCTCGATCGCTGGTTCGACGCGCACGGCATCCGGCCGCGGATCGTCGGCGAATTCGAGGACAGCGCGCTGATGGCCGTGTTCGCCGCGCGCGGTCTGGGCGTGTTTCCGCTGAGCGAGCCGGGCGCGGGCGACGTCGCGCTGCTGCGCGGGTTGAGGCGGCTCGGGCGCGCTGACGGCGTGACCGAGGAGATCTACGCGATCCGCTCGCAACGCGGGCAGCATCATCCGCTCGTCGCGCAGGTGCTGGCCGCGGCGGCGCGAGGGTGA